From a region of the Desulfofalx alkaliphila DSM 12257 genome:
- a CDS encoding integrase, protein MVRWKMYTQIYQLRNKGFNKSQVARQLGINVKTVSKYWELDAEGYAELLQQSGRRSQKLDKYQD, encoded by the coding sequence ATGGTGAGGTGGAAAATGTATACTCAGATTTATCAACTTAGAAACAAGGGATTTAATAAGTCCCAAGTGGCCAGACAGTTAGGCATTAATGTAAAAACTGTTAGCAAGTACTGGGAGTTGGATGCTGAAGGATATGCTGAGTTATTGCAACAAAGTGGTAGACGCTCACAAAAGCTAGACAAATACCAGGAT